GACAGGGCGATCCGCCCGGCCTCGCGCAGCATGTCGAGGAACAGGGTGAAGATGTTTCGCCGGGGGCCGCGTTGAGCGTTCATTATGGCGCGTCAATCGTAGAATGGTGGTTGAGAAGCGGGGTCGCTTGATGGCGTTCAAGCGGGCAGCAGCAGTTCGTTGAGGCGCTGCAGCAGGACCCGGTGATCGCCCGGCGCCCGCTGGTAAAGCTCGCGGTAGCGCACGGCGGGACAGAAGCTGCTCTCCACCCGACGGGCGATGCGGGTGTGGACATCGTCGAGGTCGGCTCGTCGGGCCAAGGGCCGACAACTCTCCAGGAAACGCAGCAGGGCCTCGCGGACGCTCAGGCTCTCTCCGCCCAGGCTGATCCGGGCCTCGTACCCTCCGGCGACGGCGGCCTCGCGGTTGGGGGCGATCTCCTCCTCGGCGGCCTCGACGACGCCGTCGCCGTCGCGCAGGGCCAGGGCGGCCAGCAGGATCAGGCCCACCAGCAGCAGGGAATCCTCGACGCTGGTCTGCATGTCGCAGACCCGGCACTCGATGGTCGGATAGACCCGCCGGGGGCGGATGTCCCAATAGACGTCCTTGATCTGGCGGGCGCCGAGATGGGCGTAGGACCGGATGGCCCGATCGACGGCGTCGTAGGAATCGAAGCGTGGCGGGGCGCCGACATACTCCAGGCGGGAGTAGATATCCATCCGGGCGTTGCCGGCGGGGTGCGGCTTCTCCTCCCAGTAGGGGGAGTTGGCCGCGAAGGCGATGAACAGCGGCAGGTAGGAGCGCAGGCGGTTGGCCAGCTCGAGGCGCTCGAACTCGTCGGGGACGCCGAGGTGGACGTGGAGGCCCCAGAACAGGCATTGCAACCAGGCCTCGCCCTGGTGATCGGCCAGCATCAGGTAGCGCTGCTTGTGGACGTAGGGCTGTTCGCGCCAGCGGCAATCGGGATGGGCGCCGGCGTTGAACAGCTCGACACCGGCCAGGCGGGCCGCCCGGCGGGCGTGGCGCCGCAGGCGGACCAGCTCGTGCTCCACCTCCACCAGATCGAGGCAGACCGGGGTGGCGGTCTCCAGGGTGGCCTGGTGGACATCGGGCTTGATCTCGAGCCGTTCGGCCTCACTCAGGCCGGCCAGCACCCGGTGAACGGCGGGCTTGAGTTCGCCGGTGACCGGATCGGCCAGACCGAATTCTTCTTCGACGCCGATGGTGAACAGCTCCACGGTTCCTCCCCGCCGCCGTGGCCCCGGCGGCTCTACGAGGGTTACAGCGAAGTGTAGCACGGCCCCCGGAGGTAGTCCAGCGCGGCGGCTTGCCGCGACCCGCAGACTAAGGTAAACTGTACCCGAAAGGAGGCCGTTCGAATGGACACCCGGACCGGGGCCGACAGCTGGCCCAAGAATATCGAGGCCGAGCGCCACGTTCTCGGCTGCTGCCTGCGTTTTACCGAGGGCTTGAACA
This genomic interval from Candidatus Coatesbacteria bacterium contains the following:
- a CDS encoding YbdK family carboxylate-amine ligase, encoding MQALEEILLAQPALEHDVQALGKTQAAAENVALGLDILGPAVGPGPGVHSNGLLSGTVYLSLRVAASRRAGLPPGAVLHFAVTLVEPPGPRRRGGTVELFTIGVEEEFGLADPVTGELKPAVHRVLAGLSEAERLEIKPDVHQATLETATPVCLDLVEVEHELVRLRRHARRAARLAGVELFNAGAHPDCRWREQPYVHKQRYLMLADHQGEAWLQCLFWGLHVHLGVPDEFERLELANRLRSYLPLFIAFAANSPYWEEKPHPAGNARMDIYSRLEYVGAPPRFDSYDAVDRAIRSYAHLGARQIKDVYWDIRPRRVYPTIECRVCDMQTSVEDSLLLVGLILLAALALRDGDGVVEAAEEEIAPNREAAVAGGYEARISLGGESLSVREALLRFLESCRPLARRADLDDVHTRIARRVESSFCPAVRYRELYQRAPGDHRVLLQRLNELLLPA